Within Tenebrio molitor chromosome 3, icTenMoli1.1, whole genome shotgun sequence, the genomic segment ATGGTAAAATTATTGACGTTACTAATTAGCGCAACAATGACGAATTTCTGTTTGAAATGAGTCATGACTTAGTAAGCTTCAAAATCGTAACTATTAATTACTACGTGCGAAGTGTCTACAAGTACTACGCTAGGTAGAGGGTCGACTCAGTTATGGTACCGTCACTACAGCTACGATGGTACTTGTTAATCAGCCAGTTAAAACTACTCGTTTCACTCTTTTGCAAACTCTGATTAGCAAAGTATTAGTCCGACTACGTGATTAGTCAAAAACCGAAAATCTACTAGTATTGATTGAATTGTCGTCGCTACCTAGCGCAGTTCTAATTGTCAAGAACATAAACATGGACACTCGTCTGGTTGAACTACATTTCGACTCGTAGGTCTACAAACAGGTACATACGCTGTAGAGATTCGATGGTTGGAGATCTCTCTGGAAGAAACCGGTTTCTTCGGCTCGCTTTTCGGCAACCCTGAAACAGAGCAAGAGTCAGTCTGGGGTGACACCCTTCGAGTCGACTACCTCTGGAAGTTTCCCTCTTCTGCGGCACCCTCTTCTTCGCATCCTCCAATCTGCTTCTGCTCCGGTCTCGACTAGACTTCTCGGCGGTGCTCCTGATGGTGGACACGGCTGTCTTATGGCGGATCTCCGTCACAGGCTCCATCCTGAAATCTCGAATTGTCACAGCAGCTTCGCGCAACCACTCGGTTACCTTTCTTCCGTTTTGTTCTTCGAGTCGTCTCTCTTGCGTCTGGGCGGGTTGGGTGGCGTCCCTTTCTTCAGTTCCACGCCGCCGTTCACGTTCAGTTGAGTCGCTTTCGTCTTCTTGATTTGGCGCGGTTTGCGTTGCGGGACTTCCACGGTGGCACCCAGGTCTTCGGAGGAGCTGCCGTGGGATTGCAGTAAAGCTTCTCTGCTACTGGCCCGTTGCAGTCGGCGAGCTTTCGTGGTGGCTCTGGACTCGTTGACGACGTTTCTCTTCTTTATCTGGGCGGGTTTCAACTGTTGCGGTTTTCTGGCCCGTGACAGGCTCTCCACGGACGAAGTGGACGACGTGTGTTTGAGCTTGGTCTTGACGTTGGTCTGTTTGGTCGTTGCTTTCACTTTCTTATCTTGACTCCACGATTTGCTCTCGGTGATGGTGTCCAGAGGCTCCTTGAAGTTTCTCTCGTCTCCGCTGTACTTGTGGGAGTCGTCATCGGTGAAACCGTTGACGGCTTGCAAGATCTGGTCGGCCGCTTTTGTCAGTTCTTCCAGTATGTTGCTGTCAAACTCCTTTCCAAGTCGCGGTTTATTTTTCCCAACCACGTTCTCGTATATGGGCGACTGGTCCTTCTCAGGCGAACTCTTCCTCAATCTAGTTCTACTACTAGGACTATCAGTTTTCATGTGTTGTAGGAGATCAGGTTTGTCAGACAATTTAGTCTCTTTATGTATCACAGACTCTTGGCTTTTTTTCGTAGATTGCGGCGAAACTCTCACTCCAAAATAGGTCATTTCGGATTTCTTCGGCTGTCTCAGTACGATCTCGTTGGTGGTGTGCTTCTGGTGGAGTTTCTCGTCGGTCACGTTTGCGAAAGCAGTTTCCGTCCTGTAGTCGTATCTCTCCGAACGAAGATCCAGTTTTGAACTGCGACCCACCAAAGACGGACTCGACAACTTTTCGCTTGTCGAAGCCGTCCTCAGGTCGGCCCTCTTCGCCAGAGAACTGCTCTTCCGAGTGACTATCGGAGAATACTTATTCTCTTTGAGCTTAATTTTATAAGTTTTCGAGTTGTGTTCGTTTTGGTCGCTTTCGAAATGCGCAGCGCTGGACAAACTGTCCTCGATTCCGAATTTATGCTTAGCATTGTGATCAGAATCAtctgcaaataaataaaatgacaagtttatttttttattgacactGTGAAGATCTTGGAAACGATTCATTCCTCCTTTTCCAAAATCCTCGTCGCAACAAGTTTGAACAAGATcgtattgacattttttcctATCGACAGGTACCTTTTTCTACTTTTGCACTTATTCTAGCGCTTGGAATTTCCCGAGTTAAGTTTGTCTTGTTAATGTGTTCGTTAAGCATTCTGCAAGCCCTCATTTTACTCCAGCTGCCGGAGATTTCGCTCGTGTTATCATCTTTAGCGCTTTCGAGTTCCCTTTCGTCCATCTTTCCCATCAAGACTTGAACTTCTTTGTCGGCGTCGCTATCGCTCTGTACGTCTTCATACAGTTTCTTCAGCGCTTCCAGTTGTTGGGGAATGTTAACGTGGTTCGTTTTATTGCAGTCGTTTTTAATGGTGTCTAGGACTAAAGAGGTAGATTTGAAACAGTGAGATCGTTTGCTTTGAGGAACTATAGGGGAGTTTTTGATTTTCGTGTTAGTAGGTGAAGGACTAAGGTCTATTGTGATTTTGGTGGTGGTCGTGGTGTTCGAATCTCGACTCGTCGTTTTGGAACACACCGTGTGTTTAGATGTGCAGTCGTCTCTTCCTATCCTAACCACAAGTCCTTTGTTTAAAATTCTCTCCGAGTCTGCAAGTTTCAGTTTAATCAAGGTATTTGGTTACAGATGGCAAGTCAGAAGAGGGGTTAATCTACATTTTACGAAAGGCGCATGCAGAAATAGAATAAGGTACCTTCTACTGATCATTTACAACAACTAACCTGACAACGACAGACAGTTTAATACTACAGTAATTACACTACTTATTTACACCTGATTACAATAGGTATACACAATCGTAAATTTATACTTTTaacaattaagtaattaaGTTTAGTAGAGAGACGTGAGAGGAAGAGGGTAATTAGACTAGAAGCTTTCTACATGGAGGAATTGCTTTGTGGTACCTTTAACAGTATTCTCCTTGTTCCACGGTGAGTTTACTTCTTTCTGCTCGAACCGATCGCTTTCCACGACGGCGGTTCCACCATCTCCAAAATTGACCTTGGTGGAATAAATCTTATTTTCTGCCCATTGACTGTCTTCACTTAGTTTAACTCGATCAGCAACAGACCATGGTCTCCGATTATCTGTGCTCGTGACGAATTTTACACTCGAAAAATTTTCGGAACTTCTTTGATTGGCGAGCAGATCCGGTTTGTTCCCGCTGGTCGGTCTCAGGTTCCTCAGCAGCTTCTGAA encodes:
- the LOC138127265 gene encoding uncharacterized protein isoform X3, coding for MLQLSLNPLDLSSQKSKANVGRSVGRRPPSRPRARDESLRTAQQNLYRVSRLCHQIHENTVKQTIKRQNEINDNDRLNGHQRLTRTKSTSSEDLHLEDKSTKSIEDLEDLEQLQSWRRTSKLRRSLQYPKETKPQPSKILDLPENSGSVRKIREELEKGRRLSTALRGNNVDLEALDQILQTISSSSSNQSDRTDDNQDELDLKKQKRNSFVTVEKLQEVRGRLRRTSSPTEEIYKINKEEETDDGIVTEENNEMPVSEKSRVRSYVYGMETMMNKKPIVGTGSLESRSKLLNGGTNLRNEDWYNRRKSYGFEQVHTHTDTTNPISLRSKGRVESSTDSGICRSSEIVIVPTAKTDNCDEKTFTSVKKISSIFDQGFNKDLKSTTITIPIVSKPNSNFVDLGWDDVPEKDVKRHSIAVDESKYVTNHNDNKFRRTSLAINPTLDDVTAQNRKSKKVEFCKTEVHFAADSGKVNIVETDEKPPPTNNFRRRRRNSGPAINDDFERNGLPVLHFGDTSYEKVLLGVADEDNFDPPTTDDNVYQGSLSNNVSCGTVTVNTTSNLELQEDEKKDAIENVKGILKNKPIKPTPYHLGEDYFMNSNSDSDSGKWGVRLKPVQKSDPPYWKSTVTLHNTVYGQENSEKEDQPEFQKLLRNLRPTSGNKPDLLANQRSSENFSSVKFVTSTDNRRPWSVADRVKLSEDSQWAENKIYSTKVNFGDGGTAVVESDRFEQKEVNSPWNKENTVKDSERILNKGLVVRIGRDDCTSKHTVCSKTTSRDSNTTTTTKITIDLSPSPTNTKIKNSPIVPQSKRSHCFKSTSLVLDTIKNDCNKTNHVNIPQQLEALKKLYEDVQSDSDADKEVQVLMGKMDERELESAKDDNTSEISGSWSKMRACRMLNEHINKTNLTREIPSARISAKVEKDDSDHNAKHKFGIEDSLSSAAHFESDQNEHNSKTYKIKLKENKYSPIVTRKSSSLAKRADLRTASTSEKLSSPSLVGRSSKLDLRSERYDYRTETAFANVTDEKLHQKHTTNEIVLRQPKKSEMTYFGVRVSPQSTKKSQESVIHKETKLSDKPDLLQHMKTDSPSSRTRLRKSSPEKDQSPIYENVVGKNKPRLGKEFDSNILEELTKAADQILQAVNGFTDDDSHKYSGDERNFKEPLDTITESKSWSQDKKVKATTKQTNVKTKLKHTSSTSSVESLSRARKPQQLKPAQIKKRNVVNESRATTKARRLQRASSREALLQSHGSSSEDLGATVEVPQRKPRQIKKTKATQLNVNGGVELKKGTPPNPPRRKRDDSKNKTEERMEPVTEIRHKTAVSTIRSTAEKSSRDRSRSRLEDAKKRVPQKRETSRGLPKSEPKKPVSSREISNHRISTAYVPVCRPTSRNVVQPDECPCLCS